The Branchiostoma lanceolatum isolate klBraLanc5 chromosome 12, klBraLanc5.hap2, whole genome shotgun sequence DNA segment CCCCCACGCCGAGACTTTTTCATGAGCGGCCCGGCGACTTCCACCACCTGCACCTACAGCCAGAACGTTCGCCTCGTGGAGGGGCCTCACCGCGCTCCACACCACTCCCCCGACAAATACTCACAGGTGGATTTTCCACGTGACGAACCCTTCCAGCCAGTGGTGCTGCCGCCAGCCAGCGGACCCCTCCATCCACCCTTCACCTATTCCCCACAGTTATGTCAACTCGACCACTTCCTGGAGTCCTGGCAGCGGAGCAGGGAGGCAACCAAACCAGCGGAGACCATCGGTATATAGTACACAACGTGTTCTTATCTTATAGTCTTGTACTTCCCAAACCTATCGATCTGTCTTCATCGAACTGCTTACACCATTCTACCGTGTCACAATAGACCGACACGCCAATTACAGGGATTTCTGCACAGTTGATTTCTTCTTGTTACTGAAGTCTAGTTACCACCGACGTTATAGTCTAATAAATCATCCAACTCCGTACGGATACCTCTTCAATGTATTTCCGTGGAATAGTAATTCAACGTCCTCCTTAACTCCATACCCATGTTTTCTTCATGGttatttaatgtattttgtaacaCAATACAAAGTGGCATGAGATTATTTGCAGCAACAGTTGGTTCGGTACATCGTATTCATTTTGCTAAATGTCTCTGTTTAGTGCAATACTTGGTAGTAGCTTTTTGATAGCTTGTTTAAAAACCGTTTAATAGACTATGCATTTAGAGACGAGCTCAACAGCCCCAATAGAAATAGATTCCCCAAAGCCTGATATAAGACTAGCTTGCGTCGTTTATATATTCATCGTCGATGTTAACTAAGGATAAGAGATGAGTATATCTTCGTCGTCTTATAGGAACTGTTGGTCATGCGTCGTGTTAGGTTGAAGAAGTTTGTCTGTGGGAAAATTTCTTAGAATATGAAAAGGCTTGTCTTTCCCAATCTCCCTTGGTATGTATGATAATGAAAATGGCATGTCTCAGAATATCTGCAGGACAAACAAATCCAATGGTAAGATCAAGCATTGCCTGCTTCTTAGGTCGCAGCAGCAGTGATGTTCTAAGAAAAAGACCCGTCAAGTTGTATTCCTACTACCACTTAAAGGTAGCAGTAAGGACCTGTCCTGTATCTCTTATAGATGTCAATCATTATCATGGGCCACTTTGTACCTGACTAGCTTCCCCCTGACCGAGATTCCATCTTAACGTTAAGAAGCAGCGCTGACCCACCGGTTGATTCGCTACCAACTGTAGCCTCCCATCGTATACTCGGGAACATGCACCGTGTGGTATTTCCAATGGCACCTGTTGCAGGGAAACCCACAAAATGTTGTTAAAAAACCCTGAGCAAGTAATTGATGCAACATTGTCTTGCCACCTGTTACAGTGGTGTATATTCTAATAAAGCGTGTTATGGGGCTGGTAGAACATGTAGCCTCACTAAGGGCCGGCGATAAATGCGGTCGTGAGTTTGGTTTTGGCAGTAAGTGTCATCTATAAAAcgttgtgccaatagttcacgCTGATTCAAGGAATGCTGAGGGCATGTTTGTGGCTTTTAAAATACTCACAGCGTCTTTCTGTGGAGAGAGTCTTCGAGATAGTCTTCATTGCAAGGCCCATGAATGACATCTGTCTTTAGTATTGCCGTGAAGTCTTAGTGTccgtgtttctttctttttgatttTGTAAGTTTAATAGTGGCATCAAAGCATTTATGAATCTCTATTGATAGATCTAGTTAAAGCTGGTGACCTTACAACCCTTCCATTGTGTCCACTACACATTTCAATTAAGAGAGAAATTCAGATGTCGCCGTAGGATATTTATCACCTACGTTCATGATACTTCAAGCGGGTGCTTCAGAGTCATGTCTAACAAGATACGTTAGATTTCTGAACCAACAAGTTTAAGCgttatttatcattttgtacTCATGTGCATTTTCTCTGCCTTGTTTTCGCAGCTCACCAAAATGGCGGAGGGTCCTTGACAAAACCAGTTCGGCCCAAGAGGCGCCCTTACTCCAAGTACCAGCTCAACGAGCTTGAAAACGAGTACGTCCAGAACCAGTACATCAGTAGAGACAAGAGGCTACAGCTCTCACAGAAGCTCAACCTTACAGAAAGACAGGTAAGCGCCTTCCTCTGGATAGTTTAGCTCGTAGTGTTAtttttgacctttgacattcgTTCAGATGGAATTCGTATCCTTCAGATTTTCCATTCATTCTCCTTTAGGCTTGAAACATAGCTGTATTCGTCAAATAACGAGTTTGTTCTAAATTGATAATAATGTGCCAGATGCCTATGCTATATGAATGAGAGTGTATTAAGCCACAAACATTGACCCAAACATCGGGGCGTGACTAAATAGTTCCCCCTGTTCGGAGAGCGGGTGCTGTAGTACGCATGTGTACCTCTTGGGGTCGCTGCTGCAACTGCTGTCAGGACGTACGAAGGCCTGAACCGTCACAGCGAAAGCTCTTCTTCAGACTATTTCCAAGCTTCCGAACCATCCCAAGCCTTCTCCAAACTATCTTCGTGCCTTCTAGAAATCATTTTCCAGACCATCTTAAAGCCTCTTAGTAACTATTTCCAAGCCTAATTAAGACCATTTCCAAGACGTCTCCAAACCATTTCGAACGCAGCGCCGAGACTCGCAAGGAGGCACGACTTTCCAGGGTAGCCCTAGGAACCCAGGCTCACTGTGTACACTGGACGGTCCCtggtgggtcaagggtcacttgAGAACACGGCATCATGCTGTCAGTCAGTTCAGACCTAGTATATGGCAGTATTTGTCTTAAGTGTCCACAGTTTAAGCATCCCATGTTgattatctaaaaaaaagttacatgtattccACAACGCCAGTATTGTATGGTTTCTTTATTATCTAAAACATTTGCTTGACCGCATAGTTTGAGGAGGATCCATCCGATGTTAAGTCACATGACAATATCCAGAGGATTTGGGAGAAGGAGTAGACTTGCCATCATGTACCGTttgatgtgtgtatgtgtgggcGGAGAAAGTATTCGACCTCACTACTGTGTCCTCTCAGACATAGAGTTTGCCTAGCGGTCGCCTCTTGAGACATAGTTTCCTTTCCTGGATTCTTTTTGGTAAATATCAATGATCAAATCCAATTCTATACGTTAAACTACATGCCACAAATTTAGCTTGATAGTTTCAAATTTCAAGTTCAGACCAAAGTCACCCTTGTTGCAGGTGATAGGCAGTAGAATTAAAGAAACTCGTCCACCAGGCAGAAGATTTTAAAGTTGGTAACTATCTACTAGTGTTGTAGCTGCCATTCTTTCAGAGAAAAAAACTGATTTGCTAACTCCTTGGATAATTCATAAAACAACCAGTCACCGAGTGTTGCCCATGGTCCTCACTGATTCCTATATACTGACAATGTATGAGATTTCAATACTATTTAATCTGTAATTGTAACATAATAATAGTTAATATCTAAACTTCGCAAATGTCAGTCCGTCCAACGTGTTGTGCGAACggctaatcatcatcatcatacatccgGAGAACTTTCTCCGGTGAGCAAACTACATAAAGCAATTCCAGTTGTTTTTGTCCTTCAAGGCAGACACCTATGAAGACCCTGTGAGGccagtgtctctttcgatcATTTTAGAGCAGCTAAAATCGCTACTTAGAGATACAATGTCATGACAATGAGGACCATTGACACACAAGGGACTGTCCACTGTACACGGAGACTGGATGTTAAGGGCCAGTGTGGTTCACGAAAGGTACCATTCCGTGCTGCTTTGGAAATCTTGCCATCGGCCCACGCCTCTTTGGCACAAGTCTCGATGCTGCGTTACGTTCTAAATGGTATGAGGAAGTTTTGGGAATGGTCTGGAGAAGATTTTGAATTTTTGCTTTGGAAGTCTTGGAAATCGTTTTGAGAAAGCCTTTCAATGGTTTTGAGAAGTCCTGAAAATCACATTCAGAAGGCTTGGAAATGACTTCGAAAAGGCTCGGAATTGTTTGGAAATGGCTTGATGAAGGCTTGCAAATGGTCTGGAGAAGGCTTGAAAATAGTCTCTGGAGAAATGGTCAGGAGTAGCTCTCTCGCTGTGATGATCTAGGCCTTCGTAGTTATCAGTGTTCATCAGGGCTCCTTTCCACTGACACTGATGTTTTGACCAGACCTGTGTAGCAAAGTCTGGCGTTTGCCTTTGTAAAGTGCAAAATAGGACACTATAGACGACAGGATTTTGACAAAACAACCCGTGCTACTCTCTACATGATATTCTAGTAACCATACATTCGTATTTAGCAATCGTAGGTTCTGCTACAGTTAGTAGTGATATATGTTAcctaaaatatttcaaattttatttaaaaaaacctGAGAAAACGTCAATGTGTTTGCAAGAATCATTGAAACTCAAGTTTCATGATGCTTGATTgtctagcctggagtccggcCTGAGCGGAGGTTGGGTAGCGGACTAGAGCtgataaggctggactccaggctatgatTGTCAGGAAGCTGTCTGTGTgtacacagtttttttttcatcctcCACCAGGTCAAGATCTGGTTCCAAAACCGCCGCATCAAGCAGAAGAAACTGGACCGACGGAATAGCGAGATGTGCCCCTAAAGAACCCCCCACCACTTGTACAAATCCTCCTTCATAGCACAATCTATTAATTATAAGTCACGTATACCTACATTATATTATTGTTATGTATATGCAAAAAAAACGCAACTTAATATGAGAGATATTTTGACAAAGATGttttttgaaaaatatgatCAACATGTTCCAGTGTGGATATTAAAGCATACTTATATCTTGCCGTCTTCTTGAGCGTTTACGGATGTAATGTAAAGTTCCGCACGCTCAATATATGCTGTTACATTTGCTACATTTTGTCCACTACTACATCTATATCCGtatttgaaaaacaaacttaCTGTAGCTGTAGTTGGCGCACATGTTTTCCTAGTGTAtcgagttttttttttgcaccatAGAGAAGAAAAGTCACTTATCATAATGTTATACTTAGTTCCTTATCACTTTTTCCTTATCACAATGCAACATTTATGTTCCTAACACATAtcattcaaactttcatttgacGTTAGAAAGTTGAAAGCTTTGTTCAGTTACTTCCGTTCCGGAAGATTCTACGACGTGTCAAATGTCTACCTTGTGCCAAAATTTGGCCTACCGTACTTTGGATAGCCCGGAAAAAGGTGTATGTACGTACGTGGGGTTAGAGTTAACGATAACACAGTCCAAGGGTATGATGTTGTAGGAAAGGTTAACTACAGGTGCAATGTATTTACTGTATACACCACAATCACTAGAGGGGAAGTGTATTCGTACCGTTTGATCGTTTGGTCAGTCAAAAGTTTATAATAAACTTCTCAACGGCTTGGAACTTCTggtatttctttcagaaaataGTGAGTGAAGAAAGAATAGGACTACTGGCAGCAATTCTTCATATAAGACTTCCAATTCTTTCCTGAATGCCAAACAAATAAACTCCCATCTACTTGTAACGTGTATAGGGGTAGTACTAGAATCTGTCTCTCGTGTCGGCCATTCTTGCCCAGCTTTTAATGCGAATTCTACACCCTCAACCCATTGATTGATCCTTCTGCACACACCCCACGTGAATGAAATATGGCCGAGTAAACGCATAATGATGATTCGCTCCCTTGAGAGTTTGCGGtccttctgtatctgcatagccggtataaccgcccttcgacgtgacacaccagcttcgcaggcacgcggcgcggcagccgctggttatattacactgaacggccctTGTTTCCCAGGAAGGCAGTCCCAAAGGAAAACACAACTGCCGTGTCCTGAACTGACTCTCGTGACCAGACAGATCAGAAATAAAACCAGATGATCCTGTTTGCCCCAGCGTGAGTCTGGGGCAATGACATTTCAGAAGTACCGTCAGCTGTTTCATCAACATTTAGAAAAGCAAGGGTACCTCGAACTCTATGTCGACTTCTCTTTTGTACCATGAGTCGTCTAAAAATAGATTTGACATTGTATATGAGTACCCGGGCAAAGGGTCAgataaaaaacacatatttattCCGCCATGTTTACTCATTTGAAAGCAAAAATTACATGTGCAGCTGTACACGTCCTTTGAAGAGTAGGAATTTCTGATCACAAGCAGTTCATAACCAACTCTAAGTTTTGTGCGTTCCTTTTGGTCGCCCCAGTTGAACGTGTATAAACACGTGTGCTGTAAGTTGATATGCTGAAATAGCGTTACTAACTATGCAGACGAATCCAATTAGAACAGACGACAGCACTCTTCCAGGCTATCGAACGTAAAACGCTCGATTTTTTTCCAGTCTGTGCGTCCAGGTAAACGGGCACGGTCTGTTGGGCAGGAGACGGATGTTTGCATTGATGGATCAGACTTCATAAGATACATGTGGCGCCACCATACCGACCCTGGAGCACCATACAGGACACTATTCAGCCATCGGGGTGTGTTCATCTGGGTGCTCTGATACAGCAATGTTAACATGGCGGGCATATACACATTAACCAGTTTCTTCATTACCAAATTTCGGGGCAGttagataataatgataataattactttaatgcacaacaattgtacaaggtacaatgtGTGACATCTACTGATATAGCTTAACGTGGTTCTAACGTCACATCGATTGATATTAAAAATAAACGACTTTATTCATTTCCATATGTTCCTTCAGAGAGCTATGTTCATTATTGTCGCGAGGGGTTGGACGTACCTGCGAATCTATGACGCGTATTGTTGTTATCTATCTTTTACCTACTTAGTTTTTCAACCAGTCTCGTGCAAACACAACAAGATTGTATCTCATGGTTATTACTTGTAATACTCATTGGGCGAGAAAATAGAGGACTATCCCCTTTGTGTTGAAGAGTGGTCGTTTAAGCGTTACAACAAAAATACTTGGCAGCAATGTTGTTTAGGGTACAGCCTTGCATTTCTTAAGTGATTGTCTGCCTACGGTGTTTGAAACCATGGCTGAGAGGCACAGACGTTACGGCAAATGGGGCGAAGTTGCTGAAAGGGGCGCATAAAAGTTAACCTTATAATTATTTTCCGTTACGGCTGTCACAATAAATATGAAGGATGGAAGAGCGAATATAGCCGTTGACTTTTGGAAAGttagttgtttgttttataACTTTGGAGGATGGTGTTACAAAATCACAGAGTTAGGCATTGCAGTTTCTTCACATGGAATTGATGGGATTTGCGGGTATTAATGCGCTATGTATTGGGTTGCCACAATATATCAAGTACTGACAAACTCACTGGACAAGAACGTGTGTTATAGATGTGAGCGCGTTGCAGAATTAGAGCTTATTTGTCCAAAACCTTAGCTTGTCACGAACTAAGCTCTTTGCAAAACAGTTTTTAACAATGCTCTACTTTTGAGTTAAATCTGAGATCATCGGTACACACATCACTGCGATTAGTGATCAATGTGTACTAAGTCATCATAATGGTTATTTTTTCATACAAAGTCATCTGCCACGCCCAATTCTTCCAAACTGAACTGTTATATTCGAAGATCTGGTGACAAGAAATGAGCAATTAAAACCTCATCATTAACGCCTTACAAATAGTGTGCaccaacatatataaataaatgCAATATTTCACTCTTCCATTTCGGACACAGAAATTTACAGATTTACTCGAAGTTGTCAAtatacgaagcagaaacagtgtcaaaaagatcgtatactttttttgaaatggaataggtatgtaatttagaatggaatatgtgtttttcaaatcgaataggtatgtaatttagaatggaatatgtgtttttcaaatcgaatatacAAGTGGtgctattatttttgaaagttggtattgttttaaaatctggtactatacgattccaaaataccatacgatttctgtttgctatatcatttctgtttgctatatcatttctatttGTACTCCGGAAATGACGCGTTCCGCTCCGGAAGTAGGGTAGGGCATACATCGGACAAGTTCGTGGTCTCCCACGATGTTGCCGGCCATTTGCTTCGGGTAAGTTGTGTTCGTCTTTGGCGAAATACGCCGATATTAACGCACGCCACGTGTTGTCAGTGTcgctgtggacacttggacttaaTATCGGCCAGTTACGGTTGGTAGTGACcgtcattatgtttagccataagtatggctaaacatattgttttctctcatgtttcttcttctcctcctgtcaaatcttcaaatggattcatctctgtcattttttgaccaaatgacctgaaatttggtacagaggtaatgtaggcaaaaaccaatgtgcgttcttttccttgttttgatattgaccttgaaagtgattttattgaggtttttaggctatttttagcatatcttggcctcctgcgccctggtatttcaaccaaatgacctgaaatttgctgtatatgtggcttgaacaaatatttaaaggactacattcccattttcggcatacatatattcaaaacgatttattttgggctttcttgacaatatttgccacttctgtcactttcaatactacatatgacctacaggtcattgacccctagtgccttgcacctggccaagctggaagtttgcttacgaggaggaaagaccggacataaacatttaacgtgattatcgggaaaacaccatgttcccttaaactcagtggttaaattgcagtttaggaaattttataacagaaaacaagttaaatcaatgattttgtgaatgtttattctagcattagttattccagatattttcaaactccaaatttttcaacacaacacgggagatcgtttctcctcagactggcgcgacactcctgtcaatattgattgatgatctctctctgccgccgacttcatacatgatcaaaggcgggtggtaggcggtgcgcgggggaAACTtatacatataatgtagcgaagtgttacacaaggaattctcacgctgaggggtacatgaaataatgcttacaaaatagacctctatgaatcgggctacattcagcaatggtagacggattcggggcatgccgctcaaaacacatggtctcactggggacaggcgttttggtcccgcacgttgtcgcagcggtgcgtcgccgctacgcgatcgaaagcacgccgctgtctgtctcggaccaacactctcccgtgatgtgtagcgtccaccaccaggccttcctacatgtcctacgtacgggcgtatggatcgtagaattcggcaaaaaaggaatgattaggccagtagagtcagtccccggtaaggtcaatgattcgcccctttgcgctagcttgtaacgttaaatgaatgtaccctctggtggccaaacttcactgacaaactttctccctattatcatcatgagcttgcgttagtctggtactagtgactattatgtgccgggaatgtttatctatcgcacgccttggaaggaagttcaaccatgataaatggtcggccgttgcgaaaatttggaatcccatgctgttgattttcgtgattgaatctgtaagaaaatatattttcatgtcgttcatgtttttgggacggacgccgggacggggtgaattttttctatcattttcgtcccgttagtaatgcaaatcgaatcgtgttgcacaagaggcaaaacactaaaaacgtgggtcttgtggagtgtttt contains these protein-coding regions:
- the LOC136446605 gene encoding homeobox protein Hox-D11-like, yielding METATGINGPLWAPTGYSISSMQDTNFWSRGGSEMAYGDRLPPRRDFFMSGPATSTTCTYSQNVRLVEGPHRAPHHSPDKYSQVDFPRDEPFQPVVLPPASGPLHPPFTYSPQLCQLDHFLESWQRSREATKPAETIAHQNGGGSLTKPVRPKRRPYSKYQLNELENEYVQNQYISRDKRLQLSQKLNLTERQVKIWFQNRRIKQKKLDRRNSEMCP